The region tgctgttactagGCTAGACCATAAAAGAGTATTCAAAATTCTCTGGACTACTTGTACTTACTGGTCTCTTGTGGTCCAGGAAGATGTTACCTTTTGTTGTTTCTTCTCATAACTAGAGTTACACTGTTACAATCATTGATCTCATATTAATTGTATATTATCATTTtatcagtggctcagtcacacACTTGATTACATAAGGGACAACACTTTATGAAACAGGCAATATACAAAACAATGTAGCTAGCAGTAGTAGTAAGGTCATAagtaagaactaaagaacttccaTTAGGTGTAGCCCAGTATATTTCAGTATATACCTAAGTCACCTGACTTAGTTTGTTCTATACCAATCCTTATTTCTTAGGGAAACTATATATTGATATTGTCCATAAGGCACCCACACTATTTTCTTGttttactagactgattatccttagtatgatttaattgttcccAGTGTAGAAGAGcgtttaaatttaaattactatAGCCTAGTGTTAACTAAATCCATCTCATGACTGTGGGAGGTTTTATTCCTTGGTTGAAATTTtgtttgttgctctgattgaacTTGAGTAATagtgaaaaatttttatttatgaccAAGGTTACGGCAGGTATTATTGATTGATAACATGAGGGGACCTCATCTTGTTGTATCAATAGTTGCCTGAACatgagtaaaaaaatttttttttattgtgaggGTGTTAACCTCTTGATTAGGGAAGGCTTTATCCCATCAAATGAAAATGAGGTTTGTCAGGGGGCTGGGAAATGCCAAGTGGCTGTCTTGGATctcccatagccttgactttgaTTTAAATGTTATTCACTTAGCCAAAATAACAATGGAAGATTTCATAGGCAAAGTTAAAGATCTCAAGCAAACTTGTACCATGGACAAAATTCTTTACTCGGGTTCCACTTTtcacaagcctttttttttttttttttaaactttctgtatctttttccattcaaAAACAGTCACCTGTAAGCCAGACCTActtcctttgttttttggggggatgtTTAAATTTCAGGCAAGGTGGGCTGTGTATCTCAAGGACATCATAAGAGTTAATGTTAAGTTTTTTTTCTAGGTATGTTTTTAACAAGCTAGctgtttttaattgcatatgcaaaaagaacTGGTTTGTAATTGCAAAAGAAATTTTGTCTTAGCCAATTTTCTACGGGGTCTAAAGGATATTGTGGCCATACTTCTCTCTTTCTGTGGTCTTAATTTTGATATTACTTTTTCGAAGTAGAGATAACTCATATACAATGTGTACATAAACATAAACAggcagactagagatctcatatTACCCATTGCTCTTTGGGTAATATGGACATTTAAATAGTATTCTTTCTTTCAGCTATGAgcagggtatatctttccattagtTTGTGTctccttcaatttctttcatcaatatcttataCTTTTATTGTACAGATCTCATGCCTCCCCAGTTAAATATATTCTTAGGTATCTAATTTTTTTGATATAATTGTAAAAGggattatttcttaatttctattttgatAGTTTGTAGTTAATGTATAGAAGTGCAACAGGTTTGCAACTGATTTTCTGTTCTGCACATTGTTGACTTCATTCATGTTTAACAATTTTTTGGTGATATCTAGCATtttctaaacataaaattatgtcatttataCCTGgttacaattttacttcttccttccaatttaaagacattttatcttttccttgCACTATTTCTCTGACTAGAACTTCCAATACTATTTTGaatgaaagcagcaagagaaaagacaATATATGGAAGGAAAGTTTGTAAACCTTAAATATAACAGATTAATAAAAAGtgtgttgctgttattcagttgcacagtcgtgtgcaactctttgcagaccccatgggctgcagcacaccaggcttccctgtccttcaccatctcccaaagtttgctcaaactcacgcccattgagtcagtaatgccaaacaaccatcttgtcctctgtcgtccccttctcttcctgacttcaatcttccccagcatcagggtctcttccaatgagtcagctatttgcatcaggtggccaaagtattggcactttagctttagcatcagtccttccaatgaatatttagggttgatttgctttaggaaactggtttgatctccttggaacCCAAAGGACTCTctaaagtcttcttcaacatcacagtttgaaagcatcagttctttggtgctcagccttctttgtggtccaactctcacatccgtacatgactactggaaaagccatagatttgactatacagacctttatcagcaaagtcaagtctctgcttaCCAGGTGAGTCCGAGAGCCCATAGATGCTATAGGACTGGGTCAGAGAGAATGAAATCCAAGAATGTTTACCTGAGGTCATTTGAGATCCATTCCTACCTAACCTGGAGCATGAAGATTATTGTGGCTTTTTGCTTGATTGCCTCAGTAATTatctaatatatttatttctgatgcccaaagaaaatggaatatttacTCTGCAATTCAGGGTCAATGTTGAAAGTTAAATGGGAGCTGGATTAGAAGAGTGAATGGAAGGGGTGCAGTGATTTCAGTAAAAGTAGAATATAAGTTCAAGGACATTTGCAATTAACTGGAATAGAGAAATATCCTTTTAGCTGAGGAGAGATACACAGTGAAGTGATGAGATTTCTTTTTAGCTTTAAGACAGCACATATTTGACTGTTTACATATTAATGAGAAAAACCCAGTCCAGGGAATGCTTGAAAATGTATTCTTGCAACAACAGTTCTTGAGACACACCTTTCAAGACACACATCTCATTGTGGGTGTTCACATGAAAGgaaattatataatatgtttactttccatttattttgttatCCGTGAAGCTGAATATATTTATGGGTTTTTTAGATACATATTTTCTCCACCGTAAATTATCTCTAGGAGTCCTTTCCTTTTTATAGTGAGGTCatagtgtttttatttccattttcccatttgttaaaaagataaagagtgctttgttgttattgttttaacCAACTGGCTGTTTTATATTTGGTTAATTTATGTGCGCATAGGTTTCTTGTTGAGGAGAGGAATACTAATTTTCTAGAGATATTGGGAGATATCCTTGTCACAAGTCAATATTTTGGAAGTTCATGGGACCTAGTAAACACAGATCATCAGTCTCGGATTTGGAAGAAACAGTAACTGAAGGTTGGGATAATGACAACAGTTAACTGTGTGAGATTTGTGATTTGCAAAGGAGAGAATTTTGCTACAGGACCAGAGACGAGGcttcagtcactcagagcttCATATGGCAAAAGCTTTATTACAGTGAAGAAGGGATAGAGAATGCTTctaacatagacatcagaagagggcagagtgCCCCATCACTAGCCTTTAGCAAGGGAGCTATACAGTTTTTTAATTGGTTACTAACAATagatcaaaagaatgtctcaaggttggcAAGGCCTTACCAGACCCAGGCCCAGGACATACATGTTAAGGTAataggattagccagaaggttctTAAGGAGAAACAAGTTCtcaagcaagatacattgttgcTACATAATCATTAGTATGCagcttaaggaaaaacatacccatgatgatagtgaaagaggggagtgaaaaagttggcttaaagctcaacattcagaaaactaagatcatggcatctggtcccatcacttcacggcaaatacatgggaaacagcggaagcagtgtcagactttactttttgaggctccaaaatcactgcagatggtgattgcagccatgaaatgaaaaaacgcttactccttggaaggaaagttatgaccaacctagatagcatattaaaaagcagagatgttactttgccaacaaaggtccgtctggtcaaggctatggtttttccagtggtcatgtatggatgtgagagttgaactgtgaagaaagctgagtgccaaagaattgatgcttttgaactgtggtgttggagaagactgttgagagtccattggactgcaaggagattcaaccagtccatcctaaaggggatccatcctgggtgttcattggaaggacgatgctgaagctgaaactccaatactttggccacctcatgcgaagagttaactcattggaaaagaccctgatgctgggagggattgggggcaggaggagaaggggacgacagaagatgagatggctgaatggcatcaccgactcgatgaacatgagtttgagtaaactacgggaatttgtgatggacagggaggcccggcgtgatgcgattcatggggtcacaaagagttggacacgactgagcgactgaactgaactgaactgagcaagatGAGttattttgttgtgtaatcaatagctctgggcttaaagaaagttaGTTTTAGAAGAAGTAGTTTGTTGCCATAACAactcagagtttaagaaaaaaatgtcttgtGTGACTAAGAGgcagaaatgtagaaaaaaagtttgtccttatCTCCGCTGGACCCCTTTCAACTCTTCGAGTGTGCCAGACTCCTTATCAATCTACATACGAATTAATTCTCTCAATAAGCTGTAAAGAGGTGAAACCTGTGGAATTCAGGAGAGTTCATGGAGAAGGAAGAATAAAGACTAGATTCACCTGACTTCTAATCTGATCTCCTGGGAACAGAGAATGAATAGGAATCATTTTCTTTGTGTTCAGACCAGTGTTCCCACAGGGAATTCATGTGCTCAGAGGTGGgagtaacaatggaaacagtgcctAATGAGCATCCTAGGGAGCTATAACTATTTCTACTACAGCCCCACAATGTGTAAATCCATGGTACTGGAAGGACTTGGTTGTTGCATTTGGAGTCCCTATTGCAGTTCAGAAACCAATGTTTTAGTCCTTCCTATTGGCCTGTTTGGGAACAGAGCTTCAACTTCCATCATCAATTACCCAGAGAGTAATTCAGACATCTGCACAGAGATTCTCCTGTTACAGACATTACCCAGGTACATCTGAGAACTCAGTAGGTATGTGAAGAAAGGTTCAGAGGGAAATGGACCTGAAAATTTTTACCTAAGTTCACCTGAGACCCAAACAACCTAGCCCTGAGATGAGAGattgtcatatttcttttttaggtAGACTAATTCATCtacaattaatttatatatatatacatatatatatgtatatgtgtgtatatataccttaaaaaagaaatgtcttttcaaCTCAGAACTATGAGGGTCACTGTTATAACTAATAGCTGGGAAGGAAGTTCAGTTTAATGAGgatgaagaaggaaaggaagcataAAATGGTTCCAGTAAAATTAGAACACAGTTGAGGAGGTTTACAGTTAAGGGGAATTATAAACTAGAGTATTAAGTTTGAAGACTTGTGCACTGTATTgaagtcactttttaaatatttaagatggGATGAAATTGaatatgtttgtgtgtttattaGAAAGACTCAGACTAAGGGAGATGAATTAGTTTGCAGCATCAGCTCCCAAGGCAAAGAATTCACagttgtctcagttcagttcagattagtttagttgcttagttgtgtccaactctttgcgaccccatggactgcagcacgccaggcttccctgtccatcaccaactcccagagcttgctcaaactcatgtccattgagtcagtgatgccatccagccatctcatcttctgtcggccccttctcctcctgccttcaatctttcccagcatcatggtcttttccaatgagtcagttcttcacatcaggtgaccaaagtattgttgcttcagctccagcattagtgaatatgcaggactgaatattcaggactgaattcctttaggatttaacAGTTGGATCTCctgtcagtccaagggactctcaagagtcttctccaatgccacagttcaatagcatcaattcttcagtgctcagttttctttatcgtccaactctcacatccagacatgactactggaaaaaccatagctttgactagagggacctttgttggcaaagtaacatttctgctttttaatatgctgtctaggttggtcctagcttttcttccaaggagcaagggtcttttaatttcatggcttcagtcaccaactgcagtgattttggagcacccaaaaATTGGTTATTCATATGGGAAACAAATTGTACTTAACATGAAAAAAAGTGGTATGCTAACAAGCTTTACAATCATTTCACTATCTAGAGGTGGGGAAGCAGTGGTGATATTTGAaaggtagaagaaaaaaatcaggccCATCTCATCAACAGTTGAATACCTTTCATTTATTGCCAGAAGGGAACTATTCTGAGATTTTTACGTACACTGAATACATATGTCAAGCACCTCCAGACAATGGATACTACTCTGCTCACTATTTATGGTTCCtcattgctgtgcgggcttttctccagttgtggtgaacAGGGGCTTCTCTCTAATTGCGGgtatgcgggcttctcactgcagtgagttctcttgttgcagagcactggctccAGGGTCcgcaggcttcggtagttgcagcgcATGGACTGAGCAGTTGTGGTTTCTgagctctagagcgcaggctcgatagttgtggggcataggtttagttgctccatggccaTGTGGGttgtcttcccagaccagggattgaaactgtgtctcctgcattggcaagcagattctttacccctgagctgtcagggaagccccaaatctatatttttaatggaactttattttataatgttaGCATACAGAGTGTGTTTTACATAAGTGATCATTAATATATCATTTAGGTAAATATGTGAACTCAAAACCACCAAACTCTTTGGTCAAAGATTTAATGCTCATAATCAAAACAGCAGTGTTCAGGGTTGGGCTGTACCCAGAAGCATTTTATGGTTAAGTTTCCTGAGAGTGTAAGAAGTTtaacagaaaatcaaatattGTTCTGCTTACTATTTGAAAGAGAATTGTTAGTCAACAGCAATACCATACAAAATGCACCTGACCTTTTatgatctcagaagctaagcagggttaGGACTGGTTGGTACTTGGATGATGGGAAACCACCTGGGAATACTGGGTGCTGTAGgcttaaaagtaaataaagaaaagaaaatactaacACTTACAGCAGTTCAGTTGGCTTCTCATGGAAAAGCAATTAGCACATGGTAGATCCAGGAGTCAAAGCTCAGTTTTCTGATGCCCCAAATTTGCATataataccatttaaaaaatctctcatattttcatctttcatctttaaaaatgttcagtAGTTATTTTACCTTGTATATTTTCTGTTGTAAATTGAGAATTTATTTCTTAAGTGAATTTATCTAACAGAATATTTAATCAGTAAAAGGTcataacattataaaatattccttgtttctctggagaataaaTTGTGAGTTTTCCCCCTCCTTTTATTAGGTATTCTATGCACTTAGGGGATATGGTTTGGAATGCTGCCAGAACCAGAAAAGAGTCCCTCTCATCATAATCTCTCAGAAACTACCTGAGCATTCTAGATCATTTTATCTCTGATGTGTAGAtctcttctctcactttccaTTTTTGAATCTCTTTTATGTTTCCTTATATACTAGACATAAAATGGGCATATAAATATAGATCTTCATGTTAACATGTACTTGAGAGAATTATCAGTTGGAATTGTGTACTAtttctacattcttttttaattgaagtgacattggtttataacattatgtAGTTTTCACATATACAACATTATATTTTGAGTTCTACAACACTGTATTCACTACCAAAATATTAGTTTCCAACTATCACCACATAGTTGTTCATCTTTATTAATTTTACAtccccctcctctcttctctggGAACTATTCTTTCTCTATATCtaagtgtttctttttatgtgaaTTGGTTTGTgcacttgttttaattttttttcccttatatacCACACATGGCTGAAATCATATGGTGTCTGTCTTTTTGCCTCTGACTTATTTCCTTCCATCATACCCTCGAGgtccagatggacctttgtaaaaAAATGTTAGtagttcttcttttattttagccAAGCAATACTCCATTGTAGatacataccacattttctttatccactcatctgtcaatacACACTCAGGTTACTTCCatatattggctattgtaaataatgctgtagttAATATTGGCGTGCATGTATCTTGTCAAATTAGTGTTTGAGAGTTTTTTTGGAGGGAGGGgcataaatatccagaagtagaattgctaaatttgagaaacctccatactatttttcatagtggcaccaccaatttatattcccaccaatagtgtataaAGTTTACCTTTTCTCCCCAGTCTTtccaatacttgttatttcttgtttttttggtaatagccattctaatggaCCTGAGGTGATAGtctgtgttttcttccagaagttttatggtttatCAGTTCTAATATTCAAGAATTTAATCTATTCTGAGTTgactttttatatcatttttttgcaattttaaataggatggtattcttaatttattttccttttagttcacagttagtgtatagaaacaaaattttatatgTTGATTTTATACCCTCTAACTTCaccatatttattatttctaatggTCTTAGGGTCTTCTACAAATaaaatcatgttatctgcaaatagtgatAGTTTAACTTTTTCCTTCCTAATTCAActgtcttttatttatatttttgcttgAATGCTCTGATTAGGACTCCAAGACTATCCTGAATAAAGATGGGGAGAGTGGGCATTTTTGTCACATTCCTGACCTTAGGGAACCAGCAGTTAGTACTTCAGCACTGATTCTGATGTTAGCAGTGGGTTTGTCAtagatgacttttattatgtatgctgaggtacattccttctatattcactttattgagagtttttatcataaagggGTATTGAATTTTTGAACACCCTTTccacatcatcatcttttctgcatctgttgaattgatcatatgatatttgttcttcATTAGTTTCTCATGATTTTTCATGTTGATTACCTTTAAGATGTTACGCTGTCCTTGCACCCCAGGAACAAACCTCACTTGTTATGGTGTGTAATCCTTTTAAGGTACTGTTGTATTCAgttactaatattttgttgagacttTTGGCTCTACATTTATCAGATATAGTGGACTATAATTTtcgtattttctttgttttcatggtCTGGTTTTGCAAAAGGGTAAATTTGGCCTCATAAAATCAGTAAGGATGATCTTCTCTCCTTTAATTTTTTGGGAAGAATTTGGTGAGGATAAGTATTAAATCTTGGAAGGTTTTGTAGAATTCACCCTTGAAGTTGTTATCCTAAACCTTTCATTTTAAGGAGCTTTTTGATTACTGCTTTAATACCTATACTAATAATTGGTCTAGTCAAACTTTATATACCTTCAGTCTATAGTTGTGTGAGTCTAAGATCTTATTTCTTCTAGTTTGCCCAATTTGTTGGCTTATAGCTGTTCATAATAGCCTCATAATCTTTTGTACTTCTATTATATTTAttgctatttctgtttttttatttctaatttttttgatgtggactgtttttaaagtttttattgaatttgttacaatattgcttctgtttttatgttttgtttttttttggccacaaggcatatgggatcttagttccatgaccaagcATTGAATCCATACCCTCTGCACAGGAAGGGAAAGTCtctaccactggaccactaaggaagtccctatttctgattttaatcagagactctttttttttttttcttttctcttaatgaATCTAGTAAAGTTTTGTCTGCCTTTGTTTATCTTTCCAAAGAACCAGCTTGATTGAACCAAATCATTGATTTTTCCCCATCatcttaattattttcatttcacgTTTTTCTGttctaacttttattatgttcttTCCTTTACTGATTTTtggctctttcttcttctttttctattgccTTTAGATGTAAAGTTTGATTGTTTAGAtcttccttgtttcttgaggtaggtaGGAATTGCTGTAACATTCCCTCTTAttgctacttttgttttattagaaAGATTTAAGTATGTCATATTTTCATTTGTATGCATAAATATTATGACTCGTTTGATTTGTAATATTCTAAATGCTGTTAAGTAGCATGTTGTttcatgtgcatatatatttccAGCTTTTCCTTATAGTTGATTTGTAGTCTCATACCATCATGatcagaagatgcttgatataatttcagttGTCTAAATGTGTTAAGATTTGTACTGTTTTCCAACATATGGTCTACTCTTGAGAAGCTTCCAAGAGTAGACTTGGAAGCTTCTTGAGAAGCCAAGCTTCCAAGCTTTGCacctgagaagaatgtgtatttggatggaatgttctgtacAAAATCTATCATGTCCTTCAGATCCAATGTTTCATATAAGGCTATTATTTCCTGTTGACTTTATGTTTCAATGATCTATTCATTGTGGCCAGCAGGGTGTTAAAATCCTCTACTATGATTGTATTGCTGTCACTTTTCTCCATTAGGTCTCAATAACTGCACTATACATGTCAGTTCCTCTATTTTAgatgcatatatattaataactgtTATCAACTTTGTAATTTTGTCTTCATCATATCTAGATCTTCCTGAACTCTCAGTAATAAATAAACCCTCATCCATTGTTtttatacttgtttttctttcttcacatatGTCACTATGTCACATGATATATGATACttattttcttatacattttCACTGTCCTTATATCTTTTGGCTTCTGTTTCTCAGCATCTTAAACCTAGAAAATGGCCAGTACTCACCATATGTTCCTCAAATGCATGAAAATATTTCTCATTAAAATCGTTTAATGCGTGATTCCTTGGGAGAAAATCTGAAACATTTCTCCACATAATAATCCAGGATCACCTGAGAACTTTAGATATTTTTTCCCACTCAAGTCTATATATTTCCCCTCTTTTTAACAGAATTCCTAGTCAGAGATGTCACAGAACATCCATTAAATGTGAAGATTCGGACAATAcacgtatgtatgtatatatattatatgcatatacatatacttacTTTATACATTGTAGCATTTCAAATGAATAATATCCAtcatatatgcattttttttttattcctagtcATCAACACCAGCACATGGTACCAGGAAATGATACACAAAATTCAGGATTTCTTCTTCAGGGTTTATCAGTGGAACCAGAACTGCAACCATTCATATCTGGAATCTTCCTCTCCATGTATCTGATCACTGTGTTTGGAAatctgctcatcatcctggctgtCAGTTCAGACTCCCATcttcacacacccatgtacttcttcatCTCCAACTTGTCCTTTGTTGACATCTGTTTCACTACCACAACAATCCTAAAGATGCTAATAAATATACAGACCCAGAATAAAGCTATTTCCTATGGAGGGTGCATCACCCAGATGTATTTTTACATACTCTTTGCAGCACTGGATGATTTTCTGctgactgtgatggcctatgaccgcttctTGGCCATCTGCCGCCCCCTGCACTACACGGTCATCATGAACCCCCGACTCTGCGGACTGCTGGTGCTGGTGTGCTGGCTCATTAGTGCCCTGCTTTCCTTGTTAGAAAGCTTGCTGGTGTTACAGCTGTCCTTCTGTACAGACTTGGAAAtcccccactttttctgtgaaatcAAACAGGTTGTACAACTTGCCTGTTGTGACACTTTCCTTAATGACATAATCATGTATTTTACAGCAGTGCTGTTGGGTGGCGGCCCCCTGGCTGGTATTCTTTACTCTTACTCTAAGATAGTGTTCTCCATACGTGGAATCTCATCACCTCAGGGGAAATATAAAGCGTTTTCTACCTGTGTGTCTCACCTTTTAGTTGTCTTCTTATATTATTGCTCAAGCCTAGGTGTGTACCTTAGCTCTGCTGCTACCCACAGCTCACACTCAAGTGCAACAGCCTcggtgatgtacactgtggtcacacccatgctgaaccccttcatctatagtctgagaaataaagacataaagaggGCTCTGAAAGTGTTCATTCAGATGGtagttaaaaaaaggaaaatcattctGAGTCTGCAGAAGTGTCCTTGAAGAAGCActcaaaaccttaaaaaaagagaTTCCTATTCTTTGATCAGATTCTGAATGTTGGATTTGCTCCTTctgttaatttcttaaaatttccatttctttgacttCAACACTTTAGACGATTTGTATACTCACCTGTTGAAGTTTTCCTctctaatgaattttttttctgttcatttcttttgtccATTTccctatttttccattttcatttgtatattttcctaCTTTCACAAAGTTGTTCCCAGCCTTAGAGAAGAAAGACTTGGAAATTTTGATTAATTGGTGCAACATggattacttaaaaataatttttctcaaatGACATATATTATccaaaaaactgaaaagtgagtaataaaatttttaaacttacatatatatcaataatttctttaattGCCAATGGAGTAAATGATTCAATAAGGAGACACAGGGTGCCTGAGAggataagaaaacaaaacccatttAAATGCtggggcttctcaagtggtgcagaggtaaagaatccacctgccaatgcaggaaatgtaagagatgtggcttagatccctgggttgggaaagtcaactggaaaaggaaatggcaacccactccaggattcttgtcagA is a window of Muntiacus reevesi chromosome 1, mMunRee1.1, whole genome shotgun sequence DNA encoding:
- the LOC136157315 gene encoding olfactory receptor 7A17-like, which gives rise to MVPGNDTQNSGFLLQGLSVEPELQPFISGIFLSMYLITVFGNLLIILAVSSDSHLHTPMYFFISNLSFVDICFTTTTILKMLINIQTQNKAISYGGCITQMYFYILFAALDDFLLTVMAYDRFLAICRPLHYTVIMNPRLCGLLVLVCWLISALLSLLESLLVLQLSFCTDLEIPHFFCEIKQVVQLACCDTFLNDIIMYFTAVLLGGGPLAGILYSYSKIVFSIRGISSPQGKYKAFSTCVSHLLVVFLYYCSSLGVYLSSAATHSSHSSATASVMYTVVTPMLNPFIYSLRNKDIKRALKVFIQMVVKKRKIILSLQKCP